Part of the Primulina huaijiensis isolate GDHJ02 chromosome 15, ASM1229523v2, whole genome shotgun sequence genome is shown below.
AAATTCATTgagataacaagtaccaaataGGTAACATGAGCACAAACaccaagataaaaaaaatacagaagCAAGAAATAGAGGTGAAAATGAGGAACAAAACGTAAAACACAACAATAATACAGGAATGACCAAGAAGAGGGACAAGACTAAAAAAACAAATGATTACCTCCGGTCAAAATTGCAATATCATCAAGATACTGACTTTTCCGTTCACCAAACCCAGGGGCTTTGAAAGCAGCAACCTTCAGTGCTCCCCGCAACCTATTTACAACAAGAGTTCCGAGAGCCTCTTGTTCAATATCTTCAGCAATAATCAGAATAGGATATCCACCTCTAATGGCATCTTCCAAGGCATTAATTAGATCCCTTGCATtggttatttttttatcaaccaGCAATAACTTCAAGTAATTCCATTTGTTAGAAAGATAAAAGACATCACCAATGCTTGTGTAGATTAGGATAAGTTTagttaataaaataaagttatttaaatttgtatttGTAAATTAGTAGGATAAGTTGTTATAACTCTTTATCTATAGGATACGATTTGTACCTCTACAATTTGATTCTATAAAATTATGTATATCCCCATTGAAGTAATACAACATCGATTCATTCGTCGATTTACATGGTATCAATTGAGCAGGATCTCTAATTCTCGCACCATCGTCGAGATTTCAGATTTCCGCATCCCTTTCTTGTATTTCCTCTTCTTCGATGGCTCCGTTCCAGTGCTATGTCGACAGATTCTTCCAATGTCTCTGCGATTTCCACCGACACAGTAGGTGAAAAAACGATGGGCACCATTGCCACTCTTTTCGGTGGGGATTTCTCTTCTCTGCAGATAATCACGGAACCACCCACAAACTAAATGGGCGGAACTATCTTTAGTGGGCTCAATCCATCAACATCGTGATCTGTGGACGTGGAGAAGTTGGTTATCTCAATGGTGACCCACCTGCGCCAGAGCTGTCTGAACCTACGTACAATACTTGGATGACCGAGAACTCCATTTTTCTTGCATGGGTCTTCAATTCAATGGAGCCCAACATCAGTCGGCGATACTTGTGGTTTTCAAACTGCAAAGAAGGTAAGGGACGCAGCAAGAAAAATGTATCTAGATCTTGGAAACTCATCTCAATTCTTTGAGCTTCGTACAAAACTGAAGGACATCAAGCAAGGGGAGAATTCTGTCACCTGATACTTCTCTGACCTATAGGATATCTGGCAAGAATTAGACTTGTTCCTTGAGCGATTCATCATTGTGTTCCACCTGCTGTATCAAAGCCCGCCAGTCCCTGGAAAAAGAATGTGTTTTCAACTTTCTGGCTGGCCTCAACCGCAATCTTGATGATGTTAGAGGCCGAGTGGCTGCTCGTGATCCATTTCTTAGCCTGAAGATGCATTTTCTTAGGTTAGGCGTGAGGAAACGCGAAGGAAGGTGATGTTTTCTAATGATACATAACCCCAGCACCCTTGTCACTCACAAGCTGCCCCCTACTGCTCCGCACACGTACAAATGCCCATGGTGTGACTTGTGAGCAATGTAAGCATCCAGGACATACGAAAGATAAGTGCTGAGAGATTCATGGAAAACCCGCAAACTGGCAGCCCCAGAAGAAAGGCGATGCACACGTGGTTCAGCCTCATACCACCCAGGATGTTCCTGGTCAATTTGCCACGTGAAAACCATTAACCGAGGATCATATTGAGGAGACTGAATAGTACTGTCATTTCCTCCGTCAGATGTCTCTCAATCCTCCATCAACCCCTCCCGTCGGTCATGGTATGGTTTTTTTGGCCCTTTTCTTCCAATTGTGTCGAATCTTGGATTGTTGATTCAGGTGCTTCGGATTACTTGACACCCAATCCCAAATTATTTTGCACCTTTACTGCTTATTTGAGTCCCACATTTGTAAAAATTGCAAATGGATCTTTGACTCCCGTGGTTGGCTTTGGTTGCATGCATATTTCAAAGGATATTATCCTTGATTCTGTTTCGCTAGTGCCTTCCTTATCTTATAACCTCATTTTTGTCAATAGGTTCACACATGATAATAAATGGGTTGCTAAATTTTTACCTCTATCATGTCAATTTCGGGACCTACTATTAGGGAGGATGATTGACAGAGCTACTATTCACAATGGTCTATACTATCTTTAGGAGGCTCCGTCTGAAGGTCTTCCTATAGCAGTGTCTCATATTGCGTCTACTTTTGTTTCTAGGTTTAGGGAAATAAAGTTATGGCATCACCGGTTGGGCCATCCCAGTTTTGTGTATTTAAAACAATTGTTTCCTTCGTTATTCAATAATAAACATCTTTGTTCATTTGATTGTGATATTGGCTAAGCATGCACGTTCTCCATTTCTGCCAAAACCATACACACCTACCGCACCATTTACACTGGTGCATTGTGATATTTGGGCTTCTCCACAATCTCTACACACAAAAGCAAAAAATGGTTTCTGACCTTCATTGATGATCATACAAGGGTTACCTAGGTTTACCTTCTTAATAACAAATCTATGGCACCACATTcaagatttttcaaaaaatgatcCAAACACAATTTCATGCAAATATTCAAACTCTCCGCACAGATAATGGTAAAGAATACTTCAATACCATCCAAGGGGACTATTTCTTGACTCATGGGATCATTCATCAAAGTACGTGTCGATACTCCGCGACAAAATGGGGTTCCGAAAGAAAATAGCATCATTTTTATAGGTTGCCAGAGCCCTAATGTTCACGATGAATGTCCCCAAGTTTTTCTGGGAGGATGTTGTCCTTACGGTTGCGTACCTTATCAATCACTTACCAAGCCGACCTATCAATTTTGACACCTATCTCAAACACACAAACTCCCGATCAAGAACATTTGCTTGCACTGCCTTTGTCCATGTTCATAATCATAACCGAAGTAAACTGGATCCACAAGAAAACACTCATTTCTACCCATCCACTTCACTTCAGAGGGAGAATGTGAATGAAGCTTGTTGGGATAGTCCACCTCTTCCCACACCTGATCCTAACATCTAAATTTTCCCACTGAAAAGCCAATTAATCCACATACCTCAGAGTTGGAAGCAGGGGGAGAATCAACACCACTGCGAGAGTTGAAAATCTACTCAAGATAGAAGcctcaagataaaaaaaaaacccatgcAAATCCTAACCATAGTAGCTGTCAGGAAAGGTGTAAGGACTCTCAAAATTTGTCTCTTACTCaaatttatcatcattttttcATGCATTCACCACGAGTTTTTCTAGACTCTAGCATACAGATTCCCAAAACTGTTAAGATGCGCTTGCTGTCACTGAATGGAAAACAGTAATTCTTGAGGAAATGCGGGCACTAAATAAAAATAGTACCTGGAGTATGGTGAAACTACTACAAGGAAAAAACATTGTGGGAGCAAATGTATATTCACTGTAAAATATAAGGCTGATGGTTCAATTAACAGATACAAGGCTCGTTTTGTAGCCAGTGGCTTTACTCAAACCCGTGGCATTGACTACACTTAAACATTTGCTCATGTTGCTAAAGCTAACACTACTCGAATTTTCTATCACTAGCAGCAAATCTTTATGGGCCATTACATCAACTTGATATAAAGAATGTCCTTCTAAATGGTGAACTTAAAGAGGAAGTGTATATGTATCAATCTGTCGGATTTGAAGAACAATTGGGGAATCAAATCGTATGCAGGCTTCATGAGTCTATGTATGGGCTAAAAGTCTAAAACAATCTCCTCGTGTGTTGTTTGGCAAATTTTCCAAGGTACTAAAACATGTGGATACTTTCAGAGACAAGCAGATAATAATGTCTTCATCAAACACTCATAGTGTATGTTAATGACATTATTGTTTCTGGCGATGACAATAAAGAAATGGAgaacataaaactgatgatggcAAGAGAATTTGAGGTTAAAGATATCGGACCACTCAAATAGTTCTTGGGAATGGAAATTGTTAGAAGCAAGGAAATGATACTTGTTTCTCAACGAAAATAGACGTTGGATATCTTGGATGAGACAGgaatgcatgcaaatctagcaATACACCCATCAAGATAGGAAACAAAGGGAAAATGCTTGAAGGTAAAATTGTGAACAAGGAACAATATCAGCGACTTGTGGGAAAACTCATTtatcactcacacacacactcaaaTATCGCATTTGCAGTCAGCCTCGTAAGCTAATACATGAATTCACCATGTCAAGGCCGCCTCGatgatgcataaaaaattttgagataCTTGAAGAAAACTCCAAGAAAAAGCTTATTATTTGCCAAACATGATAATCGACAAGTACACGCATTCACACATGCAGATTGGGTTGGATCTATCTGATATGAAGTATACATCTGGGTATTACGATTGTGTGGGGAAATTTGGTCACTTGGCttagcaaaaaaaaatatgtggtTGCACGAAGCAGTACTAGGGTAGAATACAGAGCAGTGGCAAATGGAGTTTGTGAACTAATTTGGATAAGGAAAATCACGAGGGAGTTGAACCTCAAGGTTGAAGACCCTATGAAAGTGTTTTGTGAGAACAAATCAACTAACAGTATTGTGCACAACCCTGTCCATCATGAAAGGACAAAACATCTTGAAATTGATCGTCATTTCATCAAGGACAAGATGGAAGAGGGCATTCTCAGTGTCGAACATGTACCTTCCTCACATCAATTGGCTGACTTACTCACCAAAGGACTATCAGAACAAACTCATGAATTCTTGGTTAGCAAGCTTGGACTCATCAACATCTACTGCCACGCTTGAGATGAGTGtagactaatatttttttttaattgtaccTATAAAATGATGCATATCCCCATTAAATNCTCTAGAACCACATTTCTGCCTTTAGGATCAAGTGTAACACCAACTAGATCTGCAAGTTTGTTCACACAAGTCTGACAACAATAGAATTGCACATTAATCAActtcatgaaaaaaaatcttCAACTCAATACAGAACACAAAATATTCGATCACATACCTGCAGTTTCTTGATAGCTGAACCATCTTTGTTGAAATACAAATCTTTGGCAGCTTCTGTTATTCGAGGAGATCGTTTTCTTCGAAAGAGGACATCGCTCTTTCCCCTCCCAAGTGAGCTGGCAGAAATAGAAGCAAGTGATAACAACTTATTTGATGAAACTGCAAGTTTTTCATCCATCATCCGGCTTCCAGGAGCAGCTAAGGAACCAACTGAAGACATGCCCGCGAAAGAAGATGCCATTTTTACTCCAAAAACCTGCCGAGTAAAGCACATAAATCAGAATTAACATGTATATCGAAATCACTAGATCTCTTTGGAAATAAAGCACGAGAAACAACTTTACAAAGAACAATTTTTGACTGAGTACAGAGATATTCAGTGAACGAAGACTAGCAAAGGACCAGAATGCTACATTCTAAATAGTGATCTATTCCAGAAATTCCAACCAAAAATAAGCTCACTTAAAGCACTTCGTGGAGTATAAACTACAAGGCCTATTTAGTTTGAACCCGAAGATACCATTAATTCTGGTgttaaaaaaaaagggaaaccCAAGTCATAAAAATTACTTTCTCAGCTCTCACTCAACTTTTCGTGTACTAACTAAAAGGTAAACTGCCAAACCTACTAGGTTTGAGCAATTGATGTCTGTGCTCAAAGAGTTTAAAAAGAACACTGAGATAATAACGCAACAGCAGCTTTTTCAAAATTGTCGTGGCTTGTGAATGAAAAGAACAAGTTTGAATAAAATGAAAACTCATTCATCCAAAGAAAGACAGAATTTGGCCATTTGCATCAATTGAACATAATAATGGTGTATGTAACAGAAAATAAAAGGGTATATATCAAAATGCATCCATAAAAAGTGCAGGTAGCTTTGATGTATAAAGAAAATGTTgaagattaacatgataaagcGGCTCACCGGAAGATGGATGAAAGCGGCAGGGTTTTAGGTTCGGATGAGGAGTATAAGACGAGGGTTTTATGTGtataattatgtatatttatatatatttattttacaaagcAAATGTGCGTATATATGTACtattttattaacataaaaactaCTTGGAAACATACTCATGGATTAATCTTTGGGCAACTTTGTAATAAATTCTTATCTCTATgctcaactttttttttacttctcattccttcaaatattttttttaactctccaattttttaaaatttccaaaaatatccttaaacctcaaattatagTATGTGGAATTGTTTTATCTATCGAGCCTATTCTTAGAGACATATAACCTAAAGATATACAGCTACGCAAGGTTTTCAGCCTATATATCATGTTCAaatgatcaattttttttataaatggtCCATTATGCTTTCGTATAATAAATTAAGCAGTTTATCTCTTTGACCGAAGTACCGTCGAGTTATATATCCACCGGGTTTTACAGATTGTTCCTTACAGCCTAACCGCACAGTCACAACAGATGGTTCCTGGCGTAGATTTCTTCAACAATACCAAGCACAACCATGTTTCGTTTCCTACATCGAGGTGTACAATAAAgtagttcaatttgaaaataatacatgagagggacAAAAACATTGgttcttttattcaaacatacaaactattattacatagtaacctctTGTAGAGGAAGAGACACTTGTTTAGCTACTAATAGTAGCCGGACTTACAACACTTataaactagaaagagaaaatattacaaattcttttgaaagaaaatgaagaggttgAGTGATGTCTTCATCTTCTTACTGTCTTGGTATTTAAAGAAGCCTTTTGCGGATTTGAATTCCGGACTTCAAAATCTTGTCatagcttttttttttattgctttcCAGCTGTTGGTTGGCATTATCTTTTGAGTGAGCTGAGTGGTCCCtccagttttcttgagttgtatttttataaatcattaaTCTAGAAACAGCTTGTTATTCCATCTTTATCTCCTAGCATAACCAATAGatatgtgtattagatagagtaTATGAAATCTGataaaatccagacttacacTCAAAGTTAGAGAATATTTTCGCGTTGCATATGCAACTAATTAGATGTTTTCTGCTATGTATAAAATATCCATCAAATTCCAagatcttattaatttcttgataattaaaaaCTAACATCGGTTTGTTTCTTTTGATTTCATCATGATTTCTTACCAAAAATCCTGGACTGCTATATGGTAATATCACTGCTTTGATTATTCCAATGTCCAAATGCTctttgattataatctgcatatctttttgatcaattacGTTCATCGGGATAAGCTTGCATCAGACAAATGCATACTCTTTACCTTCCTTGATTTTAAGACaggctttgagttgatttttatccCACCATGCTaagggatcttcattgtaattttctttgagcCTCTTCTTAACATCTTCTAATGAAACATTTGATTCAAACTCTACCTCATTCTATTATAGAGTTATCTTGAGAAATTCTATTTCTTCAGGTTGGAGCTTCTTATATGCTCTCAATTGGAGTAATGTTTCTCCAAACCatctagaatctttcatttttgggttcaaaaGTTTTTttcatcaccacgcttgctgcaaaataaaattggaaattttctgtaaaatatcTCTCTTAGTCTTTGGACTATAACTTTGTGATCACATAGTGTTGtgaacactaatcttctagtctcgTTTTCTTGTGTGTAGGAGTTAAACATTTGTAGAAAATCATTTCCTAACAGAATGTCAGCTCATGTATCATGAACATAAATTGGTGGTATTTTCACTTTATACCAATGTGTTTGTCTAGCACCtccaattaatatttttgtcatCTTAATCcatttacataagattaagattcttttAGAGAAATTTCTTCAAGCAATTTtaggtaattcttcttccaaactaTTTGGAAAAAATCTTTTTTTCGTTGTACAGATTCCAGCgactgaatcaatataagcaacAAAATATCATGTCTTATATTGTTCGTATAACATTTTTAATGGAATATATTTCGAGAATgggcttgtggtcattggattttctgTAACGCTCTGAtccgttttcataaaatagcagcggaaatttaaaattttctttgaagggaggaaggatttaaaatacattacaatatatataaacaaaagttaatacatgatcaatcaaatgatacaacaaaatacaaactatcatttttgtgatcatgtcaaaatacttgcaaaatagtcttcttccttccttctcttatgcatatgaccccggctccaatcaacgtcccggcccgtcgctcttatctgcatcacatgaataactgaaatgagtatgaaactcagcaagtggaactcttacatagcaatgtacatataccatactctgtaaaacatggttttgaaaacattaaataccatcaactctgaaacatgaatatcatagaatgaataacaataacgatggtatttctcttttctctgttggattgatatctatatagtatctctgtctctgtgcctctatcccatcgatatgaatcgataactctgagggatataagcctatggtcgttgatcaacttattgcatgcaatctctggctatgtatctatcaatccaataaaacatttgaattctctctttggcattaaaacaaacactttgaagactatcttttctcttgtattccctttgacatggttgagacataaaatgcctctaatatacaacaaggtgtattaatacatagcatgaatcaaatggaagggaataacactttaaaaccattgaaacacaatacatatattatcatgtgagcacaagaaatgaaattccacttacaacacttggaaccttgaatctactctcttggtacacaacctacaacaataaaccataaacttcaccatcaacatctcaataatcataaacccataccataaacttcataaaaccaacacaatcacaatctccataatttcccccaacatcaaaatccaacaataactaaaccataagcttaccttagctccttgaacccaaaatgaacttgatctcacttcaaaattccaacaagaagcttgaatcaaaggaacaattgaaggaaataagaaccctagctctaccttggagtgaagaatcgagaagtgaggagagaaatgagggaaaagtgaaccaactcttctattatatcacttaaatctcgaaaacacgtttttactgttcatagaccgcgggtgcgctagcccttgcaccgcgggtgcgctatgccttcggcacctcatacaaaaatctgaaacagtagaccgcgggtgcgctacattttggagcgcgggtgcactctggtcaccgcgggtgcactaacttttggagtgcgggtgcactctgatTACTCTGCACACAGCTTCTTCAAAGATTGACTGcaaaacgcctcttcccttcataatttggaaaaatggtaaactacaaagttgtagctcgatgtcttttcttgaacctatccaaatatcagatcatttggaggtctgcgtaaaaagttatgctaaatctcccaacatgtgtcactggaagaatatcgaaacacacgacacacttcagggcacttttggcttaccttccacaatgatttgaacaaaactcaaaataagaaagttacacctctatgtcttatctaaccactccaattggcctcataacaattggctcaacatacgaattaccatgaattaaattgCAACAACGCTACAATAACGCCACAcatcaactataaacaacaatactataaaccataaatcacaattcttaacatcaaaactatgcttaaacataaccaaatagtccataaacatatgaaatcttaacccgtaccgatcactaggcttggatattacatttTCCATATTCTATCCTCAGCCATAAACTTCATTTCATgttctagacgtttccaaggtttatgttcctcgagaaactctagcCCAAGAACCAATCGATCTGGTTCTTTTTCtggaattcctttgatatgaaCATCAAATTCTCCGATGTTGATCATTCCTTGATAAGTCTCTATCATTGGTTGTTCTAAATAATATATGGTATTataaggaaattgattcctttattttgtaatatcaaatactatttcaacTTCTTTCCAACCTTCTAgacatctaagctttcctattgtcgAAAAGCTTTATAGTTcttgttgggtttcttggacatTTTTTTCCCCACCTGTAGCTTGTAATTCTATCTCTCTGAAAAGATAAtattcttgattccaatctaagactttgattcctttgtagaatcagtttgtcttgtatttggatagcCGTTTCCTGTAATAATGAAAACTCAActctttctggataaattgcctaagaaaattttccaaatatctcaggTATTTCAATGACCTTATTTCTAGTAAAAAAATTCTGAATTATGTGTATTACATAGAGCGTATGAAATctgataaataatataatatgatctattaccttctttcatcagtcttttttctttgaaattctGATGTAATGTCAAAGCTCGGATGAAATCTCGATCTGTCGGGTTGTAGACAATTTTTGGGTAAATTACTCCTACAGTATTTCATGCACAAAGATTTCCTGATATCGTTCCCAGTACTgaaattttgaaagtttcccattCGTTTATTGTATATATCAATATCGATAGATGATTCTATTCTTTCTttaaaagtagcttttatcataatctggattgctccgatatgaatccaggacGTTATTCGTGCTACTTCTATCttaagtttttgtaattccttctTAATTTCTTCGGAAGGAATTAACTGCATTTCCATTCTATTTCCTGTAAGTTCCATTAGAATTGTCATTTCTCTTCTGAAAGCTTTATAGATTAgaatgatgctttctgtttcttaggctaagattttctaagaattttcTACTTGTTTTGCCGAGAATCATTGATACCTCTGAAGACTAGAATTTTCTCTCATGAtcttttggaccatgttatgggATATTATTGTCTGGGTAAAGAAATCAAACAAatcttcatgtgtttcgtgccgaaacacctcgtcttcagtcaaattccgattcagttccatctgATTCTTCCCGACTTaagattttttcttcttcatatatatttCATCTGAGGTAATATCCTCAAAATGGTATACTTGAATAAGATCCTGATAATAAACtgtttcttcaatatccggggtCGTCTCGAAGCACTTTAttcctcttttttcattttttggacAGTTGGTTGAGATATGACCTCTCACttcacatgtccagcaattacaatcctcaaaattttcattagctcgtgttctgaaagttttcttcgtAGGTGTTCTTCCCGtacttcgagatgtactcgatgcttgtGATGATgtcctacttcttgatggtccgcTCTTTTACCCAGATTTGAAAGATTTGGCCTTTTTTCTAGAACAtaatgttcttggtttccaagaatttcttccacTTATGGCATATGGATGAGTTCTAAAACTTTTCTTCTTATGCCTTTGCGGTTTATTTCCAATAATTGTAGGATCATTACAATACGaaggagtacgtttgttaataccccttaatcgtttgtaattcttttgtaatgctgacATATGGTATCATTCTGccaatttttctttgagaaaagaGGCTCTTT
Proteins encoded:
- the LOC140959282 gene encoding ruBisCO large subunit-binding protein subunit beta, chloroplastic-like, giving the protein MASSFAGMSSVGSLAAPGSRMMDEKLAVSSNKLLSLASISASSLGRGKSDVLFRRKRSPRITEAAKDLYFNKDGSAIKKLQTCVNKLADLVGVTLDPKGRNVVLEXLMGIWSSTLRFNSLVIFLIQISSQTPFATALEYTFAPTMFFPCSSFTILQIFNSRSGVDSPPASNSEEHPGWYEAEPRVHRLSSGAASLRVFHESLSTYLSYVLDAYIAHKSHHGHLYVCGAVGGSLLRNGSRAATRPLTSSRLRLRPARKLKTHSFSRDWRALIQQFENHKYRRLMLGSIELKTHARKMEFSVIQRREIPTEKSGNGAHRFFTYCVGGNRRDIGRICRHSTGTEPSKKRKYKKGMRKSEISTMTNLNNFILLTKLILIYTSIGDVFYLSNKWNYLKLLLVDKKITNARDLINALEDAIRGGYPILIIAEDIEQEALGTLVVNRLRGALKVAAFKAPGFGERKSQYLDDIAILTGVTVVRDEVGLTLDKADKEVLGHAAKVVLTKDATTIVGDGSTQEAVNKRVAQIKNLIETADQDYEKEKLNERIAKLSGGVAVIQVGAQTETELKEKKLRVEDALNATKAAVEEGIVVGGGCTLLRLASKVDAIKETFENDEEKVGADIVKRALSYPLKLIAKNAGVNGSVVSEKVLSSDNPKYGYNAATVQYEDLMVAGIIDPS